A single window of Agromyces aureus DNA harbors:
- a CDS encoding class I SAM-dependent methyltransferase, with amino-acid sequence MPKSDAAFEGSIPVLYEQYLSPLFFEPYAVDIAQRIAPFAPRRLLETAAGTGVVTRELERVLGEDTAITATDLNQAMIDVATTAPESGHATWTQCDAMALPFAEDSFDLIACQFGVMFFPERTRAYQQAARVLARDGTFIFTVWDSLAVNDVTRIIAGALTARYPDDPPSFIERVPFGYFDVDLIRSELIASGFAEVDAETVTLPSRADTARDAAIGVCQGTPVRAEIEAREAGGLQAATEDAAQALITNFGSGRLESTMQAITIAARL; translated from the coding sequence ATGCCGAAGTCTGATGCCGCGTTCGAAGGCTCCATCCCTGTCCTGTACGAGCAGTATCTTTCGCCGTTGTTCTTCGAGCCCTATGCGGTTGACATCGCGCAACGCATCGCGCCATTCGCCCCACGACGGCTGCTCGAGACTGCAGCCGGTACCGGGGTGGTCACCCGGGAGCTCGAACGGGTACTCGGCGAGGACACGGCGATCACGGCAACTGATCTGAATCAGGCGATGATCGACGTCGCCACCACGGCGCCGGAATCCGGGCACGCCACGTGGACGCAGTGCGACGCGATGGCGCTGCCCTTCGCAGAAGACAGCTTCGATCTCATCGCCTGCCAGTTCGGGGTGATGTTCTTTCCCGAGAGAACTCGGGCGTACCAACAAGCCGCCCGGGTGCTGGCACGCGACGGAACCTTCATATTCACAGTCTGGGACAGCCTCGCGGTCAACGATGTCACCCGAATCATCGCCGGAGCGTTGACGGCACGATATCCCGATGACCCGCCGTCCTTCATCGAACGAGTGCCGTTCGGGTACTTCGATGTCGACCTGATTCGCTCCGAACTCATCGCATCCGGCTTCGCCGAGGTCGACGCCGAGACGGTGACCCTGCCCAGTCGAGCAGACACAGCGCGCGATGCGGCGATCGGAGTGTGCCAAGGCACCCCGGTGCGCGCCGAGATCGAGGCGCGCGAAGCCGGCGGTCTGCAGGCAGCGACGGAGGACGCGGCGCAGGCACTTATCACCAACTTCGGCTCAGGTCGCCTTGAGAGCACCATGCAGGCGATCACCATCGCAGCGCGGCTGTGA
- a CDS encoding aldo/keto reductase yields MARRHLAGGRDTHRETDHGSTVALAERDVFPNADAVEASILDEPRTAAHRAEVVASNTFSGPILVPLRARLGDTDMSVHRLAIGASTFGWTLGSDDAHAILDRFAGTGGDLIDTADSYAAGRSESIIGSWMASRGSRDRMHVMTKVGRNQDLPGLAPQTIRSAVDASLQRLQTERIDVLFLHGEDHDVPLEESLGAVGALVEAGKVRAVGASDFSPERLIEARVLAANGLPRFQTLTTRYSLMERKSFEGATELVAHAQGLAVMPYFALANGFLAGGIRRRSDVKHDARGARAGVHLGRRGLRVLAALDEIAATHAVAPATVALAWLLARPSIVAPVVSATNADQVDALIAAASVDLHRSELVELDRASH; encoded by the coding sequence GTGGCCAGAAGGCACTTGGCAGGGGGGCGCGACACGCACCGTGAGACCGATCACGGGTCGACGGTCGCACTCGCGGAACGCGACGTATTCCCGAATGCGGATGCCGTCGAGGCGTCGATCCTCGACGAGCCTCGCACGGCGGCGCACCGCGCCGAGGTCGTCGCCAGCAACACCTTCTCCGGCCCGATCCTCGTGCCGCTCCGAGCCAGGCTCGGCGACACCGACATGAGCGTGCACCGCCTCGCGATCGGCGCCAGCACCTTCGGGTGGACCCTGGGGTCCGACGACGCCCACGCGATCCTCGACCGGTTCGCCGGAACGGGCGGCGACCTCATCGACACGGCCGACAGCTACGCCGCCGGCCGCAGCGAATCGATCATCGGATCGTGGATGGCCTCGCGCGGTTCGCGCGATCGCATGCACGTCATGACCAAGGTCGGCCGCAACCAGGACCTTCCGGGACTCGCGCCGCAGACGATCAGGTCCGCCGTCGACGCGAGCCTGCAGCGACTGCAGACCGAGCGCATCGACGTGCTGTTCCTGCACGGCGAAGACCACGACGTGCCGCTCGAGGAGTCGCTCGGCGCCGTCGGGGCGCTCGTCGAAGCCGGCAAGGTGCGCGCGGTCGGGGCGAGCGACTTCTCGCCCGAACGCCTCATCGAGGCCCGCGTGCTCGCCGCCAACGGCCTGCCGCGGTTCCAGACGCTGACCACCCGGTACAGCCTCATGGAGCGCAAGTCCTTCGAGGGCGCGACCGAGCTCGTCGCGCACGCGCAGGGCCTCGCGGTGATGCCCTACTTCGCACTCGCGAACGGATTCCTCGCCGGCGGCATCCGGCGGCGGAGCGACGTCAAGCACGACGCCCGCGGTGCCCGCGCCGGCGTGCACCTCGGTCGTCGCGGACTCCGCGTGCTCGCGGCCCTCGACGAGATCGCCGCGACGCACGCCGTCGCACCGGCCACGGTCGCGCTCGCGTGGCTGCTCGCGCGGCCCTCGATCGTGGCGCCGGTCGTGAGCGCGACCAACGCCGACCAGGTCGACGCGCTCATCGCGGCCGCATCCGTGGATCTGCACCGCTCGGAGCTCGTCGAGCTCGACCGCGCCTCGCACTGA
- a CDS encoding acyl-CoA dehydrogenase family protein, with protein MQYDLSDEEQRLSDDVADFADRVVAPAAYEYDTQRRLPMEIIAQMGDMGLFGLPFPKEVGGQGKSYFQLCLAVEALGRVDQSIGVTLEAGVGLGVMPIYRHGTAEQQAEYLPDLVSGRALAGFGLTEAGAGSDAGATATTADLVGDQWVINGSKQFITNSGTPITRFVTITAVTGQRVGARGELKPELSTIIVPNDTPGFTVEPSYDKVGWHTSDTHPLTLRDVRVPASNLLGERGRGYANFLRTLNEGRVAFAALATGAAQGCLEEALRYANERRVFGVSIGSNQHIAFKIARMQARVHQARLAWHDAARKLDAGKPFTLEASIAKMVCGEAAMDNARDATQIFGGYGFMNENAVARHYRDSKILEIGEGTTEVQLMIITRELGIGAEQLVPTP; from the coding sequence ATGCAGTATGACCTCTCCGACGAGGAGCAGCGCCTCTCCGACGACGTCGCCGACTTCGCCGACCGCGTCGTCGCGCCCGCCGCCTACGAGTACGACACGCAGCGCCGGCTGCCGATGGAGATCATCGCGCAGATGGGCGACATGGGCCTGTTCGGCCTGCCGTTCCCAAAGGAGGTCGGCGGCCAGGGCAAGAGCTACTTCCAGCTCTGCCTCGCCGTCGAGGCGCTCGGCCGCGTCGACCAGTCGATCGGCGTCACCCTCGAAGCGGGCGTGGGGCTCGGCGTCATGCCGATCTACCGGCACGGCACGGCAGAACAGCAGGCGGAGTACCTGCCCGACCTCGTGTCGGGGCGCGCGCTCGCCGGGTTCGGGCTCACCGAGGCGGGCGCCGGCAGCGACGCGGGTGCCACGGCGACGACGGCCGACCTCGTCGGCGACCAGTGGGTCATCAACGGCTCGAAGCAGTTCATCACCAACTCGGGCACGCCCATCACCCGGTTCGTCACGATCACCGCGGTGACCGGGCAGCGCGTCGGCGCCCGCGGCGAGCTCAAGCCCGAGCTGTCGACGATCATCGTGCCGAACGACACCCCCGGCTTCACGGTCGAGCCGAGCTACGACAAGGTCGGCTGGCACACCTCCGACACGCACCCGCTGACGCTCCGCGACGTTCGCGTGCCGGCGTCGAACCTGCTCGGCGAGCGCGGACGCGGCTACGCGAACTTCCTCCGCACGCTGAACGAGGGGCGGGTCGCGTTCGCGGCCCTCGCGACCGGGGCCGCGCAGGGCTGCCTCGAGGAGGCGCTGCGCTACGCGAACGAACGTCGCGTCTTCGGCGTCAGCATCGGCTCGAACCAGCACATCGCGTTCAAGATCGCGCGCATGCAGGCCCGCGTGCACCAGGCACGGCTCGCCTGGCACGACGCCGCGCGCAAGCTCGACGCGGGCAAGCCCTTCACGCTCGAGGCATCCATCGCCAAGATGGTGTGCGGGGAGGCGGCCATGGACAACGCGCGCGACGCCACGCAGATCTTCGGCGGCTACGGCTTCATGAACGAGAACGCCGTGGCGCGCCACTACCGCGACTCGAAGATCCTCGAGATCGGCGAGGGCACCACCGAGGTGCAGCTCATGATCATCACGCGCGAGCTCGGCATCGGCGCCGAGCAGCTCGTGCCGACCCCCTAG
- a CDS encoding biotin carboxylase N-terminal domain-containing protein, with the protein MGTIDAGRRPFERVLVANRGEIAVRVIRTLRRLGIRSIAVFSDADADAPHVRLADEAVRIGPAPATQSYLDPAQLIAAALETGAQAVHPGYGFLSEHAGFAAACREAGIVFIGPGDEALAVMGDKIRAKRHVAASGVPVVPGVSDPELDDAALLAAGEQVGFPLLVKPSAGGGGKGMQIARDAVELAEAIPAARRVARTSFGDDTLLLERLIERPRHIEVQVLADADGTVIHLGERECSLQRRHQKVVEEAPSPLLDAATRERIGQAACDAARSVAYLGAGTVEFLVSDVAPDEFFFIEMNTRLQVEHPVTELVTGIDLVEQQLRIAAGQPLAIAQHDVHLTGHAIEARVYAESPDRGFLPSTGELLEWRPATGDGVRVDAGIRTGQHVTADYDPMLAKVIAYGADRAEALERLDAALAETVVLGVDTNLAFVRRLLADPDVRAGALDTNLIERMPPATAERPRPEQLAAAASALLAEAAGDRRTRTGTRDRDVEGPSAWTDAAGWRLGARRPPTVLLAPRDAPADVVAVTTAEPSRDASDEPNAAATVRIAANGEIWVHDARGTTAFVHVDRRAHAEARRALAERGGVALSPELRAPMPGTVTAVFVADGDAVEAGAPILAIEAMKMEHRITASADGTVRLAASVGDLVSRDQPVARIEPASETRDAAPEASAPGSAPPATQGDHEQEPTHAV; encoded by the coding sequence ATGGGCACGATCGACGCCGGCCGCCGTCCGTTCGAGCGCGTGCTCGTCGCGAACCGCGGCGAGATCGCGGTGCGCGTCATCCGCACGCTGCGACGTCTCGGCATCCGGTCGATCGCGGTCTTCTCCGACGCCGATGCGGATGCCCCGCACGTGCGTCTCGCCGACGAGGCCGTGCGCATCGGCCCGGCGCCCGCCACGCAGAGCTACCTCGACCCCGCCCAGCTCATCGCGGCGGCACTCGAGACCGGCGCGCAGGCCGTGCACCCCGGCTACGGGTTCCTCTCCGAGCACGCGGGATTCGCCGCCGCCTGCCGCGAGGCCGGCATCGTGTTCATCGGGCCGGGCGACGAGGCGCTCGCCGTCATGGGCGACAAGATCCGCGCGAAGCGGCACGTCGCGGCATCCGGGGTACCGGTCGTGCCCGGCGTCTCCGACCCCGAACTCGACGACGCGGCGCTCCTCGCCGCCGGTGAGCAGGTCGGCTTCCCGCTGCTCGTGAAGCCGTCCGCGGGCGGCGGCGGCAAGGGCATGCAGATCGCGCGCGACGCCGTCGAGCTCGCCGAGGCGATCCCGGCCGCCCGCAGGGTCGCCCGGACCTCGTTCGGCGACGACACGCTCCTCCTCGAGCGCCTCATCGAGCGTCCGCGGCACATCGAGGTGCAGGTGCTCGCCGACGCCGACGGCACGGTCATCCACCTCGGCGAGCGCGAGTGCTCGCTCCAGCGCCGCCACCAGAAGGTCGTCGAGGAGGCGCCGTCGCCGCTCCTCGATGCGGCGACGCGCGAGCGCATCGGGCAGGCCGCCTGCGATGCGGCCCGCAGCGTCGCGTACCTCGGCGCGGGCACGGTCGAGTTCCTCGTGTCGGATGTCGCGCCCGACGAGTTCTTCTTCATCGAGATGAACACCCGGCTGCAGGTCGAGCACCCGGTGACCGAGCTCGTGACGGGCATCGACCTCGTCGAGCAGCAGCTCCGCATCGCCGCCGGGCAGCCGCTTGCGATCGCCCAGCACGACGTGCACCTCACCGGGCACGCGATCGAGGCACGGGTCTACGCCGAGTCGCCCGACCGCGGATTCCTGCCCTCGACGGGCGAACTGCTCGAGTGGCGGCCGGCGACCGGCGACGGCGTGCGCGTCGATGCGGGCATCCGTACGGGTCAGCACGTCACGGCCGACTACGACCCCATGCTCGCGAAGGTCATCGCGTACGGCGCCGACCGTGCCGAGGCGCTCGAACGGCTCGATGCGGCGCTCGCCGAGACCGTCGTGCTCGGGGTCGACACGAACCTCGCGTTCGTGCGGCGCCTGCTCGCCGATCCCGACGTGCGCGCCGGCGCGCTCGACACGAACCTCATCGAGCGGATGCCGCCCGCCACCGCCGAGCGGCCCCGACCCGAGCAGCTCGCAGCCGCGGCATCCGCCCTGCTCGCCGAAGCCGCCGGTGACCGGCGCACGCGCACCGGCACCCGTGATCGCGACGTCGAGGGACCGAGCGCGTGGACGGATGCCGCGGGCTGGCGCCTCGGCGCGCGCCGCCCGCCGACCGTGCTGCTCGCCCCGCGCGACGCGCCCGCCGACGTGGTCGCCGTCACCACAGCCGAGCCGTCCCGCGACGCGTCGGACGAGCCGAACGCCGCTGCCACCGTTCGCATCGCCGCCAACGGCGAGATCTGGGTGCACGACGCCCGCGGCACGACCGCGTTCGTGCACGTCGACCGTCGCGCCCACGCCGAGGCTCGACGGGCGCTCGCCGAGCGCGGCGGCGTCGCGCTGAGCCCCGAACTGCGGGCACCCATGCCGGGCACGGTCACCGCCGTGTTCGTCGCCGACGGCGACGCCGTCGAGGCGGGCGCCCCGATCCTCGCGATCGAGGCCATGAAGATGGAGCACCGCATCACCGCCTCCGCCGACGGAACCGTGCGACTCGCGGCATCCGTCGGCGACCTGGTCTCGCGCGACCAACCCGTCGCGCGCATCGAGCCTGCGAGCGAAACCCGCGACGCAGCACCCGAAGCATCCGCACCCGGATCAGCACCCCCTGCGACCCAGGGGGATCACGAACAGGAGCCCACGCATGCAGTATGA
- a CDS encoding HpcH/HpaI aldolase/citrate lyase family protein yields MTRPPFRLGPALLFCPADRPDRFAKALERSDAVVLDLEDAVAPESKAAARRAVAASALDVALDHDRVIVRVNPAASADFAADVAMLAETPYRTVMLAKCEGTVDLVDLEAFEVVALCETARGVLAAEAVAALPNVSALMWGAEDLVASLGGFSSRHADARYRGVAAHARAHVQLAAAAHGVAAIDTVHLDIADLEGLAEEAQDAAALGFAATACIHPSQVDTVREAYRPNADQFEWARAVLAAASGEPGVFAFRGRMVDGPVLRQAEAVLRREGRRAGVRSDPPSAPNHH; encoded by the coding sequence ATGACCCGGCCGCCGTTCCGCCTCGGCCCGGCGCTGCTCTTCTGCCCGGCCGACCGGCCCGACCGCTTCGCGAAGGCGCTCGAACGGTCCGACGCGGTGGTCCTCGATCTCGAGGACGCCGTCGCGCCCGAGTCGAAGGCCGCCGCGCGGCGTGCGGTCGCGGCATCCGCCCTCGACGTGGCCCTTGACCACGATCGCGTGATCGTGCGGGTGAACCCGGCCGCGTCGGCGGACTTCGCGGCCGACGTCGCGATGCTCGCCGAGACGCCCTATCGAACCGTGATGCTCGCCAAGTGCGAGGGGACCGTCGACCTCGTCGACCTCGAGGCGTTCGAGGTCGTCGCGCTGTGCGAGACGGCGAGGGGCGTGCTCGCGGCCGAGGCCGTCGCGGCGCTGCCGAACGTGTCGGCGCTCATGTGGGGCGCCGAAGACCTCGTCGCCTCGCTCGGGGGCTTCTCGAGCCGCCACGCCGACGCCCGCTACCGGGGCGTCGCCGCGCACGCCCGTGCGCACGTCCAGCTCGCCGCCGCCGCGCACGGGGTCGCCGCGATCGACACCGTGCACCTGGACATCGCCGACCTCGAAGGTCTCGCCGAAGAGGCGCAGGATGCCGCGGCGCTCGGGTTCGCGGCCACCGCCTGCATCCACCCGTCCCAGGTCGACACCGTGCGCGAGGCCTACCGCCCGAATGCCGATCAGTTCGAGTGGGCGCGTGCCGTGCTGGCCGCGGCGTCCGGCGAGCCCGGCGTCTTCGCGTTCCGCGGGCGCATGGTCGACGGGCCGGTGCTCCGGCAGGCCGAGGCCGTGCTCCGGCGCGAGGGGCGTCGTGCGGGAGTCCGATCCGATCCGCCGTCGGCTCCGAATCACCACTGA
- a CDS encoding MaoC family dehydratase produces the protein MTDAASDARPEEREVVQRGLWFEEFEPGVRYLHRPGRTVTEADNVLFTTLTMNPQPLHLDAAFAATQPFGRILVNSLFTLSTLVGQSVGQLTLGTLVANLGFGEVAFPNPVFVGDTLYGESVVESKRLSSSRPGEGVVVLAHTARNQHGVVVATASRTMLVHTREAGERSAARPGTGGDSSNGRASG, from the coding sequence ATGACGGATGCCGCGAGCGACGCCCGGCCGGAGGAGCGCGAGGTCGTGCAGCGCGGCCTCTGGTTCGAGGAGTTCGAGCCGGGCGTGCGATACCTGCACCGCCCGGGGCGCACCGTGACCGAGGCCGACAACGTGCTCTTCACGACGCTCACGATGAACCCGCAGCCGCTGCACCTCGACGCGGCCTTCGCGGCGACGCAGCCGTTCGGGCGCATCCTCGTGAACTCGCTGTTCACGCTCTCGACCCTGGTCGGCCAGTCGGTCGGGCAGCTGACGCTCGGCACGCTCGTCGCGAACCTCGGCTTCGGCGAGGTCGCGTTCCCGAACCCGGTGTTCGTCGGCGACACGCTGTACGGCGAGTCGGTCGTCGAGTCGAAGCGGCTGTCGTCGTCGCGCCCGGGCGAGGGGGTCGTCGTGCTCGCGCACACCGCGCGCAACCAGCACGGCGTCGTGGTCGCGACCGCGTCGCGCACGATGCTGGTGCACACCCGTGAAGCGGGTGAGCGCAGCGCCGCGCGGCCCGGCACGGGCGGCGATTCGTCGAACGGTCGGGCGAGCGGATGA